A single genomic interval of Alistipes provencensis harbors:
- a CDS encoding RNA polymerase sigma factor, translating into MNVQVLSDQVLLNHYLSGDRSAISKLIERHSRRVRDYINMMVKDRDVADDIFQETFIKAVRVIDEGRYTDNGKFLSWILRIAHNQVIDHFRAQRQNKSVSESEAGYDVLGTLKLAERTVEDAMVCDQIERDVRALVELLPAEQREVVIMRYFSGLSFKDIAEQTNVSINTALGRMRYALINLRRMIKEKNLILS; encoded by the coding sequence ATGAACGTGCAAGTATTAAGTGACCAGGTATTGCTTAATCACTACCTTTCAGGTGACCGGAGTGCCATATCCAAACTCATCGAACGCCATAGCAGACGCGTGCGGGACTACATCAACATGATGGTCAAGGACCGCGACGTGGCCGATGATATTTTTCAGGAGACATTCATCAAAGCCGTCCGTGTGATCGACGAAGGCCGTTATACCGATAACGGCAAGTTCCTGTCGTGGATACTGCGCATCGCCCACAATCAGGTGATCGACCATTTCCGCGCACAGCGGCAGAACAAGTCGGTCAGCGAGTCCGAGGCGGGTTACGACGTGCTGGGCACGCTGAAATTGGCCGAACGCACCGTCGAGGATGCGATGGTCTGCGACCAGATCGAGCGCGACGTGCGCGCGCTGGTCGAGCTGCTGCCCGCCGAGCAGCGCGAGGTGGTGATCATGCGCTATTTCTCGGGGCTGAGCTTCAAGGACATCGCCGAGCAGACCAACGTGAGCATCAACACCGCGCTGGGACGCATGCGCTATGCGCTGATCAACCTGCGGAGGATGATCAAGGAAAAAAATCTGATTCTGAGCTGA